In Anseongella ginsenosidimutans, one genomic interval encodes:
- the glgX gene encoding glycogen debranching protein GlgX yields the protein MEISSYPGDPFPLGATWDGKGVNFALYSENAAGVELCLFREAKGETETQRIKLEEYSHQVWHIYLPGVQPGQLYGYRVHGPWEPQNGHRFNPNKLLIDPYARAISGKIEWHDSLFAYTRGHPDKDLSFNKKDSAPFVPKSVVIDPGFDWENDKPPLIPYHQTVIYEAHVKGLTWLHPEIPPEIRGTYAALGHPVIINYLRELGITAIELMPVHHFVTDAHLHEKGLTNYWGYNTIGYFAPDVRYSGSGSTGGQVVEFKHMVKELHKAGIEVILDVVYNHTAEGNEMGPSLSFKGIDNASYYRLTKKPRFYMDYTGTGNTLNANLPNVLRLIMDSLRYWIEEMHVDGFRFDLAATLARELQEVNRLSAFFDIIHQDPVISKVKLIAEPWDLGEGGYQIGKFPPGWAEWNGKYRDCIRDYWRGAESMLAEFAERFTGSSDLYQDYRKPTASINFITAHDGFTLNDLVSYNEKHNQENGENNQDGESHNRSWNCGAEGPSEDPAIISLRQRQQRNFLATLFLSQGVPMLLAGDEAGRTQKGNNNAYCQDNEISWTNWESADNNLVEFTSRLIRLRREHPVFCRHRWFHGAPGQEADLEDIAWFLPEGTEMTGDHWNHDFARSLGIFLNGHGLHTRGSKGEMIVDDNFYVIFNAHHDSLDYVLPPEEYGTRWTKILDTGENGAEAQGIHGAREAISVKGRSVVLLQQATEKDKYE from the coding sequence ATGGAGATAAGCAGTTATCCGGGCGACCCTTTTCCACTGGGAGCCACCTGGGATGGCAAAGGAGTAAATTTCGCTTTATATTCAGAGAACGCCGCCGGCGTGGAACTTTGCCTGTTCAGGGAAGCAAAGGGAGAAACCGAGACCCAAAGAATAAAACTAGAAGAATATTCCCACCAGGTATGGCATATTTACCTGCCGGGCGTGCAGCCGGGCCAGTTATACGGCTACCGGGTTCACGGTCCGTGGGAGCCGCAGAACGGACATCGTTTTAACCCAAACAAATTATTAATCGATCCCTATGCGCGGGCAATTTCCGGCAAGATCGAATGGCATGATTCACTTTTCGCTTATACGCGGGGCCACCCAGACAAGGACCTGAGTTTTAACAAGAAGGATAGTGCGCCTTTCGTTCCCAAATCGGTAGTGATTGATCCCGGTTTTGACTGGGAGAACGACAAGCCTCCCTTAATCCCCTATCATCAGACTGTTATTTACGAAGCGCATGTCAAAGGCCTTACCTGGCTGCACCCGGAGATCCCGCCGGAAATACGCGGCACTTATGCCGCCCTGGGCCATCCTGTTATCATTAATTATCTCCGGGAACTGGGTATTACCGCTATTGAACTGATGCCTGTACACCACTTCGTTACTGATGCTCATTTACACGAAAAAGGCCTTACTAATTACTGGGGTTATAATACGATCGGCTATTTTGCGCCTGACGTTCGTTATTCAGGAAGCGGGTCAACCGGAGGGCAGGTCGTGGAATTCAAACACATGGTAAAAGAACTGCATAAAGCCGGGATCGAAGTAATCCTGGACGTAGTTTATAATCATACCGCCGAAGGAAACGAAATGGGGCCGTCGCTCTCCTTCAAGGGAATCGACAATGCCTCCTATTACCGGCTTACTAAAAAGCCGCGTTTTTATATGGATTATACGGGAACCGGGAACACGCTCAACGCGAACCTTCCCAATGTACTTCGCCTGATCATGGACAGCCTGCGCTACTGGATAGAGGAAATGCACGTAGATGGCTTTCGCTTTGACCTGGCGGCAACCCTTGCCCGGGAATTGCAGGAAGTGAACCGGCTCAGCGCTTTTTTCGATATCATTCACCAGGACCCGGTGATTTCAAAGGTAAAGCTTATCGCCGAGCCCTGGGACCTGGGAGAGGGAGGATACCAAATTGGGAAGTTCCCTCCTGGTTGGGCGGAATGGAACGGGAAATACCGCGATTGTATAAGGGATTACTGGCGAGGGGCCGAGAGCATGCTGGCAGAATTCGCCGAACGGTTTACCGGCAGCTCCGACCTGTACCAAGATTACCGGAAGCCCACAGCCAGCATTAATTTCATCACCGCTCACGACGGTTTTACCCTGAACGATCTTGTTTCCTATAATGAGAAACACAACCAGGAAAACGGTGAAAATAATCAGGATGGAGAAAGCCATAACCGTTCCTGGAACTGCGGTGCGGAAGGCCCGTCTGAAGACCCGGCAATAATCTCCCTGAGGCAACGCCAGCAGCGTAATTTTCTTGCCACCTTATTCCTTTCCCAGGGAGTACCAATGCTGCTGGCCGGGGACGAAGCCGGGCGGACCCAGAAAGGCAACAATAACGCCTATTGCCAGGACAATGAGATATCCTGGACAAACTGGGAAAGCGCGGACAACAACCTGGTGGAATTTACCAGCCGGCTCATTCGCCTGCGGAGGGAGCATCCCGTTTTTTGCCGGCATCGCTGGTTCCATGGAGCGCCGGGACAGGAAGCAGACCTGGAAGATATCGCCTGGTTCCTGCCCGAAGGCACGGAAATGACGGGTGATCACTGGAACCATGATTTCGCCCGTTCGCTGGGGATTTTCCTGAATGGGCATGGCCTCCATACCCGCGGGTCGAAGGGTGAAATGATCGTAGACGATAATTTTTACGTAATCTTCAATGCCCATCACGATTCCCTGGATTATGTCCTGCCTCCCGAAGAATACGGAACCCGGTGGACAAAAATACTGGATACGGGAGAAAACGGAGCGGAGGCTCAGGGGATACACGGCGCCCGGGAAGCTATTAGTGTAAAAGGCAGGTCTGTTGTGCTGCTGCAACAGGCGACCGAAAAGGATAAATATGAATAA
- a CDS encoding alpha-1,4-glucan--maltose-1-phosphate maltosyltransferase, with protein MNTTQGRKRVIIANVSPRIEEGEYAAKAIINENVLVSADIFADGHDELAASILVRHAAERKWTEIPMKLIMNDRWEAVFKPGRTGRYQFRLQGWIDHFSTWQKNARKKLDAGLNIETELQAGVAMAGKAAEAASPADKRTLTEWAEKLSVAKTTEGILSQLDRNMRGIMNRYRDKNLLSLYPETLEIDVERQKALFSTWYELFPRSAASEAGKHGTFQDVKKLLPRIARMGFDVLYLPPIHPIGEKKRKGRNNSLEAGPDDPGSPWAIGNRKGGHKAIHPQLGTLKDFRDLVREAGKQGIEIALDIAFQCAPDHPYVTQHPQWFKWRSDGTVQYAENPPKKYEDILPLDFESQDWQGLWEELKSVVEYWIDKGVNIFRVDNPHTKSLRFWEWIIRDVREKHPQVIFLAEAFTRPRVMERLAKAGFTQSYTYFTWRNTKYELEEYMRELTKTDRKFYFRPNFWPNTPDILPPFLSSGGENAHIIRLILAATLSASYGIYGPVYEFCIHTPYPTKEEYADNEKYEIRHWDWDRCTRLGELITRINRIRNTHPALQTTWNIEFAETSNDQIICYGKADPEAGDRLIIAVNLDPFHMQSAHVKIPIAALGIPAGRAYLVKDLISGNSYQWQDEWNYVQLNPQELPAHVFEVVLDT; from the coding sequence GTGAATACTACCCAAGGCAGAAAAAGAGTGATCATCGCGAATGTTTCCCCGCGGATAGAAGAGGGGGAATATGCCGCTAAAGCCATTATTAATGAAAACGTTCTCGTCTCAGCCGATATATTTGCCGACGGTCATGATGAATTGGCTGCCAGCATACTGGTAAGGCATGCCGCGGAAAGGAAATGGACAGAAATCCCGATGAAGCTGATCATGAATGATCGCTGGGAGGCGGTATTTAAACCTGGGAGGACCGGGCGGTACCAGTTCCGTCTCCAGGGATGGATTGATCATTTTTCCACCTGGCAAAAGAATGCGCGGAAAAAACTGGACGCCGGGCTGAATATAGAAACCGAGCTGCAGGCGGGTGTAGCGATGGCTGGAAAAGCGGCAGAGGCTGCAAGTCCCGCGGATAAGCGCACTTTAACGGAATGGGCTGAAAAGCTTAGTGTTGCGAAAACGACCGAAGGCATATTGTCCCAACTTGACCGGAACATGCGCGGGATCATGAACCGGTACCGCGATAAAAACCTACTCAGCCTTTATCCTGAAACCCTGGAGATAGATGTGGAAAGACAAAAAGCCTTGTTCAGCACCTGGTATGAGTTGTTTCCGCGTTCTGCGGCTTCTGAAGCGGGCAAACACGGCACCTTCCAGGATGTAAAGAAACTTCTTCCCCGTATTGCGCGTATGGGATTCGATGTGTTGTATTTGCCTCCTATACACCCGATAGGCGAAAAGAAACGGAAGGGGAGGAACAATTCCCTGGAAGCAGGCCCGGACGATCCTGGTTCCCCCTGGGCTATCGGGAACAGGAAAGGAGGGCACAAGGCCATTCATCCGCAGCTGGGGACACTGAAGGATTTCCGCGATCTTGTCCGGGAAGCCGGAAAACAGGGAATCGAGATTGCGCTGGACATCGCCTTTCAGTGCGCTCCGGATCATCCTTACGTAACACAACACCCTCAATGGTTTAAATGGCGGTCTGACGGAACGGTGCAGTATGCCGAAAACCCTCCGAAAAAGTATGAGGACATTCTCCCGCTCGATTTCGAGAGTCAAGACTGGCAAGGCCTCTGGGAAGAGTTGAAAAGCGTGGTAGAATACTGGATTGACAAAGGAGTCAATATCTTCCGGGTGGACAACCCGCACACGAAGTCGCTTCGTTTCTGGGAGTGGATAATCCGGGACGTCAGGGAAAAACATCCGCAAGTCATTTTTCTTGCCGAAGCCTTTACCCGCCCACGCGTTATGGAAAGGCTGGCGAAGGCAGGCTTTACCCAATCTTATACTTATTTCACCTGGCGGAATACGAAATACGAACTGGAAGAATATATGCGGGAACTGACAAAAACCGACCGGAAGTTTTATTTCCGGCCTAATTTCTGGCCGAATACCCCCGATATCCTGCCCCCCTTCCTTAGCTCCGGAGGCGAGAACGCCCATATCATCCGGCTGATCCTGGCGGCTACGCTTTCCGCCAGTTACGGTATTTACGGGCCTGTTTATGAATTTTGTATTCATACGCCTTACCCGACAAAAGAGGAATATGCGGATAATGAAAAATATGAGATCCGGCATTGGGACTGGGATCGTTGCACCCGCCTTGGCGAACTTATTACACGGATCAACCGGATCCGGAATACCCACCCCGCGTTGCAAACGACCTGGAACATCGAGTTTGCGGAAACGAGCAACGACCAGATAATTTGTTACGGGAAGGCCGACCCGGAAGCAGGCGACCGGCTTATCATTGCCGTGAACCTGGATCCTTTTCATATGCAGTCCGCACATGTAAAAATCCCGATAGCCGCTTTAGGCATTCCGGCGGGCCGTGCTTACCTGGTCAAGGACCTGATAAGCGGCAATAGTTACCAATGGCAGGATGAATGGAATTATGTGCAGTTAAACCCGCAGGAATTGCCGGCGCATGTTTTTGAAGTGGTGTTGGATACATAA
- the treS gene encoding maltose alpha-D-glucosyltransferase translates to MADKKNGLDDRLHWYKDAVIYELHIKAFCDGNGDGIGDFQGLMEKLDYLQDLGVTAIWLLPFYPSPLRDDGYDIADYYRINPSYGDVRQFRQFLKEAHRRNLKVITELVINHTSDQHPWFQRARKAPKDSVYRNFYVWTDDPGQYKDVRIIFQDFEASNWNWDPVAEQYYWHRFFYHQPDLNYDHPQVREEIIRILDFWCKMGVDGFRLDAVPYLFEREGTNSENLPETHDFLKMLRKHIDEHFPGTLLLAEANMWPEDSASYFGQGDECHMNFHFPVMPRMFMALQMEDRYPITDIFEQTPEIPDTCQWAIFLRNHDELTLEMVTDEERDYMYKVYVKDPKARINLGIRHRLAPLMENNRKKIELLNCLLFSLPGTPVIYYGDEIGMGDNFYLGDRNGVRTPMQWNAGRNAGFSQANPQKLYLPVILDPEYHYESVNVEMQYRNTSSLLWWMKRIIHIRKNHKAFSRGDMRFISSNNPKVLVFTRSYREEIMLVMVNLSRYSQPAELDMREYKGYLPVEVFSKNRFPAIKEDEFYFFTLSGHDCQWFMLEKVHPGVNEEASLPLLELGHWKDLLQKDVRGELENRILPPYLRHIRWFGGKGRTIQHIRIINHAVVPLSENSAVLLLIEVTYQSGLPEVYHLPVAFGTEEFALNIKENCPQAVIAQLHVGEQKGVLFDALYGPRFRQAIISRMAGNRHISMKEGMIHFSGNKLLKQYIRDQEKVRSRVLSAEQSNTSLTYNNSFFLKMYRKVDRAVNPDLEVTHFLSKQAKFTHIPAFTGAIRWKYENDTMVLGMMQELVENHSDAWTYMQERLDDFYERVLARNKVSFSFPEYETDLTRPVRYRDIPADVQELLDGSVAERARLLGIRTGEMHKALASGNTPDFKPEHFSLHYQRSLYSSMQSLVRAAFQNLAENTDELSGDMTREAEEILDMKGDVLNILRRVYRKKIDVVKIRVHGDYHLGQVLLTGKDFVILDFEGEPARPYSERRLKRSALRDVAGMFRSFHYAAYASLLLGNQIRKGDIGKLLPFADLWYHYMSGFFMQAYMDTVRGTALIPSAEEDLAVLLQTYLLEKAIYELNYELDNRPSWVIIPLRGIRFIMEHS, encoded by the coding sequence ATGGCTGATAAGAAAAATGGCCTGGATGACAGGCTCCACTGGTACAAGGATGCTGTTATTTACGAATTGCACATTAAGGCGTTCTGTGACGGCAACGGCGATGGCATCGGGGATTTCCAGGGCTTAATGGAAAAGCTGGACTACCTCCAGGACCTGGGGGTTACCGCCATCTGGCTGCTCCCGTTCTATCCTTCTCCACTCAGGGACGACGGGTATGATATTGCCGACTATTATCGCATCAATCCTTCTTACGGCGATGTGAGGCAGTTCCGGCAGTTCCTAAAGGAAGCGCATCGCCGTAATCTCAAAGTCATTACCGAACTGGTGATCAATCATACTTCCGATCAGCACCCCTGGTTCCAGCGGGCAAGGAAGGCTCCTAAAGATTCCGTTTACAGGAATTTCTATGTATGGACGGATGATCCCGGACAGTACAAGGATGTTCGTATTATTTTCCAGGATTTTGAAGCTTCCAACTGGAATTGGGACCCCGTGGCTGAGCAATATTATTGGCACCGCTTTTTTTACCACCAGCCCGACCTGAATTATGATCATCCCCAGGTAAGGGAAGAAATTATCAGGATCCTGGATTTTTGGTGCAAGATGGGGGTCGACGGGTTTCGCCTTGACGCCGTTCCTTATCTTTTTGAACGGGAAGGCACCAATTCCGAAAACCTGCCTGAAACCCATGATTTTCTTAAAATGCTGAGAAAGCATATTGATGAACACTTTCCAGGCACCCTGCTGCTGGCTGAGGCTAATATGTGGCCCGAAGATTCGGCTTCTTATTTTGGCCAGGGGGATGAATGTCATATGAACTTTCATTTCCCGGTAATGCCGCGCATGTTCATGGCCTTGCAAATGGAAGACCGGTATCCGATCACCGATATATTTGAACAGACCCCGGAGATTCCCGATACCTGTCAATGGGCTATATTCCTTAGGAATCATGATGAACTGACCCTGGAAATGGTAACGGATGAAGAGCGGGACTACATGTATAAGGTGTATGTGAAAGATCCGAAAGCCCGGATCAACCTGGGCATCAGACACCGGCTGGCGCCCTTGATGGAGAATAACCGGAAAAAGATAGAGCTGCTGAACTGCCTGCTGTTCTCCCTCCCTGGAACGCCGGTGATCTATTACGGAGATGAAATAGGGATGGGCGATAATTTTTACCTGGGTGACCGGAACGGTGTGCGCACCCCTATGCAATGGAACGCCGGCCGGAATGCCGGCTTTTCGCAGGCAAATCCGCAGAAGTTATACCTCCCGGTAATACTGGACCCGGAATATCATTATGAATCGGTAAACGTAGAAATGCAATACCGGAATACTTCGTCCCTTCTTTGGTGGATGAAACGGATCATTCATATAAGGAAGAATCACAAAGCTTTCAGCAGGGGCGATATGCGATTTATTTCTTCCAATAATCCTAAGGTGCTGGTATTTACCCGCAGCTACAGGGAGGAGATCATGCTGGTCATGGTGAATCTTTCCCGTTATTCCCAGCCCGCGGAACTGGATATGAGGGAATACAAAGGATACCTGCCGGTGGAAGTGTTCAGTAAGAACCGGTTCCCGGCTATAAAGGAGGACGAATTTTATTTCTTTACCCTCAGCGGCCACGATTGCCAGTGGTTCATGCTTGAAAAAGTGCATCCCGGAGTAAATGAAGAGGCCTCGTTACCCCTTTTAGAGCTAGGTCATTGGAAAGACCTTCTGCAAAAAGATGTTCGCGGGGAACTGGAGAATCGCATCCTGCCTCCTTACCTCCGGCATATACGATGGTTCGGGGGGAAAGGGAGGACTATTCAGCATATCCGGATCATTAATCACGCAGTGGTCCCCCTGTCTGAGAATAGTGCCGTATTGCTGCTTATCGAAGTGACTTATCAAAGCGGGCTGCCGGAGGTCTATCATCTTCCGGTAGCCTTCGGAACAGAAGAGTTTGCCTTAAATATAAAGGAAAACTGCCCGCAGGCAGTGATAGCGCAGTTGCATGTGGGGGAACAGAAAGGCGTTCTTTTCGATGCCTTGTACGGCCCGCGGTTCCGTCAGGCTATTATTTCCAGAATGGCAGGTAACCGGCATATCTCCATGAAGGAGGGGATGATCCATTTTTCAGGGAATAAACTATTAAAACAGTACATCCGGGACCAGGAAAAGGTCAGGTCAAGGGTGCTTTCCGCTGAGCAAAGCAACACGTCGCTTACTTATAATAATTCTTTTTTCCTTAAAATGTACCGGAAAGTGGACCGCGCCGTGAACCCGGACCTTGAAGTCACCCATTTCCTCTCCAAACAGGCAAAATTTACGCATATTCCTGCCTTTACAGGCGCCATCCGCTGGAAATATGAAAACGATACCATGGTATTAGGGATGATGCAGGAATTGGTGGAAAACCACAGCGACGCATGGACGTATATGCAGGAAAGACTGGATGATTTTTATGAAAGGGTGCTTGCGCGGAACAAAGTTTCCTTCTCTTTCCCGGAATATGAAACCGATCTTACCCGCCCTGTCCGCTATCGTGATATCCCCGCCGATGTCCAGGAATTGCTGGACGGATCGGTGGCGGAGCGCGCCCGCCTGCTGGGAATAAGGACGGGGGAAATGCACAAGGCACTTGCATCCGGAAACACCCCGGACTTCAAGCCGGAGCATTTTTCCCTGCATTACCAACGCTCCCTCTATTCTTCCATGCAATCTCTGGTACGCGCAGCCTTTCAAAACCTGGCGGAAAACACGGACGAACTTTCGGGCGATATGACACGGGAAGCGGAAGAAATTCTGGATATGAAGGGGGACGTACTGAATATCCTTCGTCGTGTTTACCGGAAGAAAATAGACGTAGTAAAGATCCGCGTTCACGGCGATTATCACTTGGGGCAAGTCCTGTTGACCGGGAAGGATTTTGTGATCCTGGATTTTGAAGGAGAGCCTGCACGGCCTTACAGCGAAAGGAGGCTGAAGCGTTCCGCCTTGCGCGACGTGGCGGGCATGTTCCGTTCCTTCCATTACGCCGCCTATGCAAGCCTGCTCCTGGGCAACCAGATCCGGAAAGGAGATATTGGCAAGCTGCTTCCTTTTGCTGATCTCTGGTATCACTACATGAGCGGTTTTTTTATGCAGGCTTATATGGATACGGTCCGGGGTACAGCGCTGATCCCTTCCGCGGAGGAAGACCTGGCGGTCTTGTTGCAAACTTACCTGCTGGAAAAAGCTATATACGAATTGAATTACGAATTGGATAACCGTCCCAGCTGGGTCATCATCCCACTGCGTGGTATCCGGTTCATTATGGAGCATTCATGA
- the glgB gene encoding 1,4-alpha-glucan branching protein GlgB, whose translation MTITDFDIGLFRAGKHYHLYEKLGAHITEKEGISGTTFAVWAPNARYVSLIGNFNAWNRKSHPMQVRWDESGIWELFVPGIGKGEYYKYYIESQSGHIAEKGDPYAFHWETPPHTASVVWDTAFRWTDGKYIRKRNSAAALNGPLSIYEVHAGSWRRVPEEGNRFMTYREMAEELPAYCAYMGFTHVEFMPLAEHPFYGSWGYQITGYFAPSSRFGTPQDFMYLVNQLHKAGIGVILDWVPSHFPADNYGPALFDGTHLYEYEDPRKGFHPDWKSLIFNYGRSEVRAFLISNALYWLDKYHVDGLRVDAVASMLYLDYSRKEGEWIPNEFGGRENLEAISFLREFNDAVHTHHPHALTIAEESTAWPGVTHPTSEGGLGFDLKWMMGWMHDTLTYFQKEPVHRSFHQGQLTFSIQYAFSEKFILPLSHDEVVYGKGSLIRKMPGDEWQQFASLRLLFAYMFGHPGGKMIFMGGEFAQGREWGHDYSLDWHENHHPLHQGIQLLLKDLNELYRGQPALYAQSFAPGGFEWIDFRDSQNSVISWIRKSGRNEEDLLFVAHFTPVVRRNYRIGVPYKGFYTEIFNSDAGKYGGSNLFHEAMLETAPIFMHGRSHSLSLTLPPLGVIVLKHQHDMDPGY comes from the coding sequence ATGACAATTACAGATTTCGATATCGGTTTATTCAGGGCGGGAAAGCATTACCACCTGTACGAGAAGTTAGGCGCGCATATAACGGAGAAGGAAGGAATAAGCGGAACCACCTTTGCTGTTTGGGCGCCAAATGCGCGTTATGTTTCCCTTATCGGGAATTTTAATGCCTGGAACAGGAAAAGCCACCCGATGCAGGTTCGCTGGGATGAGTCGGGTATCTGGGAATTGTTCGTTCCCGGGATTGGAAAAGGAGAATATTATAAATATTATATAGAGTCGCAAAGCGGGCATATTGCCGAAAAAGGTGACCCCTACGCGTTTCACTGGGAAACTCCGCCGCATACGGCTTCTGTAGTCTGGGATACAGCGTTCCGCTGGACGGATGGAAAGTATATCAGGAAAAGGAATTCAGCTGCTGCGCTGAACGGCCCCCTGTCTATCTATGAAGTACATGCCGGTTCCTGGAGAAGGGTCCCGGAAGAAGGAAACCGCTTTATGACCTATCGCGAAATGGCGGAAGAACTGCCAGCTTACTGCGCGTACATGGGCTTTACCCACGTGGAATTTATGCCTTTGGCCGAACATCCCTTTTACGGTTCATGGGGCTACCAGATTACCGGTTATTTTGCTCCTTCCAGCCGTTTCGGCACGCCCCAGGATTTTATGTACCTCGTTAACCAGCTGCATAAAGCAGGTATTGGCGTTATCCTTGACTGGGTGCCCTCTCATTTTCCGGCCGATAACTATGGCCCCGCCCTTTTCGACGGTACCCATTTGTATGAATACGAGGATCCCCGGAAAGGTTTTCATCCCGATTGGAAGAGCCTGATCTTTAACTACGGAAGAAGTGAAGTGCGGGCCTTCCTGATATCCAATGCCCTCTATTGGCTGGATAAATATCATGTGGATGGCCTGCGGGTGGACGCGGTGGCTTCTATGCTCTACCTGGATTATTCCCGCAAGGAAGGAGAATGGATCCCGAACGAATTCGGCGGAAGGGAAAACCTCGAAGCTATTAGTTTTTTGCGGGAATTCAACGATGCCGTCCACACTCACCATCCTCATGCGCTTACCATTGCCGAAGAATCGACCGCCTGGCCCGGTGTTACCCATCCCACATCCGAAGGCGGCCTTGGGTTCGACCTGAAATGGATGATGGGATGGATGCATGATACTCTTACCTACTTTCAAAAGGAGCCGGTTCACCGGAGCTTTCACCAGGGGCAGCTGACCTTCAGCATCCAGTATGCTTTCAGCGAGAAATTCATCCTTCCCTTGTCTCATGACGAAGTTGTATATGGCAAAGGTTCCCTGATCCGAAAAATGCCCGGAGACGAGTGGCAGCAATTTGCCAGCCTGCGCCTGCTGTTTGCCTATATGTTCGGGCATCCCGGCGGAAAAATGATCTTTATGGGCGGCGAATTCGCCCAGGGACGCGAATGGGGTCACGACTACAGTCTGGACTGGCACGAAAATCATCACCCGCTGCACCAGGGAATCCAGTTGCTTTTAAAGGACCTGAACGAATTATACCGCGGGCAGCCCGCGCTTTATGCACAAAGTTTTGCTCCCGGGGGCTTTGAATGGATTGATTTCAGGGATTCGCAGAACAGCGTGATCAGCTGGATAAGAAAAAGCGGAAGAAACGAAGAGGATCTTCTGTTTGTTGCCCATTTTACCCCGGTAGTAAGGAGAAATTACCGGATCGGCGTGCCATACAAGGGTTTTTATACCGAAATATTCAATTCAGATGCCGGGAAGTACGGCGGCAGCAATTTGTTCCATGAAGCCATGCTGGAAACGGCGCCCATATTTATGCACGGCCGCAGCCACTCCCTGTCACTAACCTTACCTCCTTTGGGAGTGATCGTCCTGAAGCATCAGCACGATATGGATCCGGGCTATTGA
- a CDS encoding 3-keto-disaccharide hydrolase has protein sequence MYKKIATAVLACTMLAVTAPLQGAIKIREGEATPGEQRTLAGPGEERMIAPVKKAEAADLIGRWDITIDQDGKPAPSWLEVKLSGNSTLVGYFVGVVGSARPVAEVKFDNGKFSFTIPPQWEAGDQDFVIEGELSGEGIQGTITTSEGKTYNWKGVKAPFLKRTAEPAWGEPIELFNGKNLDGWKALGENQWEVRDGVLTSPRSGANLISEQEFMDFKLHVEFRYQKGSNSGVYLRGRYETQIEDSPAEAHPSSVLYSGIYGFLPPSEIVALGPGEWQSYDITLTGRMVTVVANGKTVICNREIPGITGGALDSNEGEPGPIYIQGDHGPIEFRKIVITPAK, from the coding sequence ATGTATAAAAAAATAGCAACTGCTGTGCTGGCTTGCACGATGCTGGCAGTAACAGCGCCATTGCAGGGGGCAATCAAAATCAGGGAAGGGGAAGCAACTCCGGGGGAACAGCGAACCCTGGCCGGGCCGGGAGAAGAACGAATGATCGCTCCGGTAAAAAAAGCGGAAGCAGCAGACCTTATTGGCCGCTGGGACATTACTATTGACCAGGACGGCAAGCCGGCGCCTTCCTGGCTGGAAGTAAAACTTTCGGGCAACAGCACGCTGGTAGGATATTTCGTAGGTGTGGTGGGTAGTGCGCGGCCGGTGGCTGAGGTTAAGTTCGATAACGGGAAGTTCAGCTTCACGATCCCTCCGCAGTGGGAAGCCGGGGACCAGGATTTTGTGATCGAAGGCGAACTTAGCGGCGAGGGAATACAGGGTACTATTACCACCAGCGAAGGGAAAACGTACAACTGGAAAGGCGTAAAAGCCCCCTTCCTAAAAAGGACGGCTGAACCAGCCTGGGGCGAGCCTATTGAATTGTTTAACGGCAAAAACCTGGACGGATGGAAAGCCCTTGGTGAAAACCAGTGGGAAGTCAGGGACGGCGTTCTGACAAGCCCCCGCTCGGGAGCGAATTTAATTTCGGAACAGGAATTTATGGACTTTAAGCTGCACGTGGAGTTCAGGTACCAAAAAGGAAGTAACAGCGGCGTGTATTTAAGAGGCCGTTATGAAACACAGATTGAAGACAGCCCGGCCGAAGCGCATCCTTCCAGCGTATTATACAGCGGTATTTATGGATTCCTGCCGCCCAGCGAAATTGTCGCCCTGGGCCCTGGTGAATGGCAGAGCTACGATATCACGCTGACCGGCAGAATGGTGACCGTCGTTGCAAATGGAAAAACGGTTATCTGCAACCGGGAAATTCCGGGTATCACCGGCGGCGCCCTCGACAGCAACGAAGGGGAGCCGGGCCCGATCTACATTCAGGGCGATCATGGCCCTATCGAGTTTCGCAAGATTGTGATTACGCCGGCAAAATAA
- a CDS encoding DUF6157 family protein: MKIHTTNYEDTLVEVAEDCPAKTGEVPPAKGSGRTAALIQFEIISRHPYKFTSDDVLFQVFAEKNDLTEEELPAARQLFFSKGQPCFRASPLPKRYGWGVHSDKDGKIALYGCETEEYRQLLTDENTKRVRAMKSRR, translated from the coding sequence ATGAAAATACATACCACTAATTACGAGGACACCTTGGTTGAAGTCGCCGAGGATTGTCCCGCAAAGACAGGCGAAGTTCCTCCCGCAAAAGGAAGCGGCAGAACCGCTGCCCTTATTCAATTTGAAATAATCAGCAGGCATCCCTATAAATTCACTTCAGACGATGTATTGTTCCAGGTGTTTGCGGAGAAGAATGACCTAACAGAAGAAGAGCTGCCTGCAGCCAGACAGCTCTTCTTTTCTAAGGGCCAGCCCTGTTTCCGGGCTTCCCCCCTGCCCAAGCGCTACGGCTGGGGAGTACATAGTGATAAAGACGGGAAAATAGCGCTCTACGGCTGCGAAACCGAAGAATACCGGCAGTTGTTAACGGATGAGAACACGAAAAGGGTCCGCGCTATGAAATCCCGCCGGTAA